One stretch of Thermanaerosceptrum fracticalcis DNA includes these proteins:
- the purC gene encoding phosphoribosylaminoimidazolesuccinocarboxamide synthase has product MVEILEQLYEGKAKKVYRTSDPKLYMVYYKDDATAFNGSKKGSIQDKGYYNNQISAIFFKLLTEKGIPNHFVELTGERSMLVKTLEIIPVEVVVRNIVAGSLAKRIGKPEGTQLAVPVLEFYYKDDALGDPMINEYHVKALGLATEEEMKTISQMALRVNEILVEHLTPLNIQLVDFKLEFGRHEGEILLGDEISPDTCRFWDTATQEKLDKDRFRRDLGKVEEAYQEVLQRLTGGK; this is encoded by the coding sequence ATGGTGGAAATTCTTGAACAACTCTATGAAGGGAAAGCCAAAAAGGTTTATAGGACTTCAGACCCCAAACTCTACATGGTTTACTACAAAGATGATGCCACAGCCTTTAACGGTTCAAAAAAGGGTTCCATTCAGGACAAGGGCTACTATAACAACCAGATTTCAGCTATTTTCTTTAAACTCCTGACGGAAAAAGGCATTCCCAATCATTTTGTGGAGCTTACCGGGGAGAGAAGCATGCTGGTGAAAACCCTGGAAATTATTCCTGTGGAAGTTGTTGTGCGTAACATTGTAGCGGGCTCCCTGGCCAAACGGATAGGCAAGCCGGAAGGAACCCAGCTGGCTGTTCCTGTCTTAGAGTTTTATTACAAAGACGATGCGCTGGGAGACCCTATGATTAACGAGTACCATGTGAAGGCCTTGGGGCTTGCCACGGAAGAGGAAATGAAGACCATCAGCCAAATGGCCCTAAGGGTGAATGAGATTTTGGTGGAACATCTTACACCCCTTAATATCCAGCTGGTGGATTTTAAACTGGAATTTGGCCGCCATGAGGGAGAGATTCTCCTAGGCGACGAGATTTCCCCCGATACCTGCCGTTTTTGGGATACGGCCACCCAGGAAAAACTGGACAAGGACCGCTTCCGCCGGGACCTGGGCAAAGTGGAAGAGGCCTATCAGGAAGTTTTACAGAGACTGACAGGGGGTAAATAA
- the purQ gene encoding phosphoribosylformylglycinamidine synthase subunit PurQ, whose amino-acid sequence MKFGVVVFPGSNCDADCYHVIDKVLEQPVTYLWHGHDDLQGVDCIIVPGGFSYGDYLRTGSIARFSPVMNKVVDFGKKGGLILGICNGFQILTEAGLLPGALIRNPSLQFRCENAYLRVERADTPFTNEFTRGQVIQIPIAHGEGSYVADEETLKRIEDNGQVLFRYCNARGEITPEANPNGSLHNIAGIINDEGNVLGMMPHPERCSEKILGGEDGLLLFKSLVKWWMGGAGR is encoded by the coding sequence ATGAAATTCGGTGTGGTCGTTTTCCCAGGCTCCAACTGTGATGCCGACTGCTACCATGTCATCGATAAGGTCCTGGAACAACCCGTAACCTATTTGTGGCATGGACACGATGACTTACAGGGGGTAGACTGCATCATTGTGCCCGGCGGTTTTTCTTATGGCGATTACCTGCGTACCGGGTCCATTGCCCGGTTCTCTCCCGTTATGAATAAAGTAGTGGATTTCGGCAAAAAAGGAGGCCTTATCCTCGGTATCTGTAACGGTTTTCAGATTCTGACCGAAGCAGGGCTTTTACCCGGTGCCTTAATCAGAAATCCCAGCCTCCAGTTTCGCTGCGAGAATGCTTACCTGCGGGTAGAACGTGCAGATACTCCTTTTACCAATGAATTCACCAGGGGGCAGGTCATCCAAATCCCTATTGCCCACGGGGAAGGAAGCTATGTGGCTGATGAGGAAACTCTAAAGCGTATAGAGGACAACGGTCAGGTACTTTTCCGCTACTGTAATGCCAGGGGGGAGATCACCCCTGAGGCCAACCCCAATGGTTCCCTGCATAACATTGCCGGTATCATCAATGATGAGGGCAACGTCCTGGGAATGATGCCCCATCCCGAACGGTGCTCCGAAAAAATTTTAGGTGGAGAAGATGGCCTCTTACTTTTTAAATCCCTGGTGAAATGGTGGATGGGAGGTGCTGGTCGATGA
- the purS gene encoding phosphoribosylformylglycinamidine synthase subunit PurS, which translates to MLKAIVTIHLKKSILDPQGSAVHRALKALGYQGVEEVRVGKHIEVFLADTNKGEAEEKVKEMCAKLLANPVIEDYRIEIVEVGA; encoded by the coding sequence ATGTTGAAGGCCATCGTCACCATTCATTTGAAGAAAAGCATCCTTGATCCCCAGGGCAGTGCCGTTCACCGGGCCCTCAAAGCCCTGGGTTACCAGGGTGTGGAAGAAGTCCGGGTCGGCAAGCACATTGAGGTTTTTTTGGCTGATACCAATAAAGGGGAAGCCGAAGAGAAGGTAAAAGAAATGTGTGCCAAACTCCTGGCTAACCCGGTCATTGAGGATTATCGTATAGAAATCGTGGAGGTAGGAGCATGA
- the purL gene encoding phosphoribosylformylglycinamidine synthase subunit PurL, whose amino-acid sequence MKEPVWREMGLSDSEYERIKEILGREPNEVELGMFGVMWSEHCSYKNSKPVLKKFPTKGPRVLQGPGENAGVVDIGDGQAVVFKIESHNHPSAIEPYQGAATGVGGIIRDVFTMGARPIALLDSLRFGSLKSKKSRYLFSGVVAGIAGYGNCIGIPTVGGEVYFHPSYEDNCLVNAMCIGLIEHKDIAKGVAAGPGNPVMVVGARTGRDGIHGATFASEELNETSEERRPAVQVGDPFMEKLLMEACLELIKTGYVVGMQDMGAAGLTSSSCEMASRAGTGMEIDVAKVPRRETGMTPYEVMLSESQERMLVVPRKGKEKEVQEIFDKWGLEAAVIGHVTDDGYMTIKEGDKIVARIPAKALTESCPVYEREAVEPAYLAQAQNYDLSTLPEPEDYAQVLLTLLGTPTIASKEWVYRQYDYMVGLNTVVPPGSDAAVLRVKGTKKGIAATTDCNSRYVYLDPYRGGQIAIAEAARNLVCSGAMPLAVTDCLNFGNPEKPEIFWQFKEAVAGMSDACRELETPVTGGNVSFYNETKGEAIYPTPTVGMVGLVEDLDHVTTMGFKKAGDIIILLGQNKDELGASTYLSVIHGLEAGRPPEINLQLEKQVQQTTLELIKEKLINSAHDCSEGGLAVALAECCLVGGIGAEVSLSDSIRPSSILFGESQSRIIVTTPKEELDNVLNHLSQKQVPYKVLGTVGDTELSIVGTGWKVRLDLKTMEEKYRGAIPCYMS is encoded by the coding sequence ATGAAAGAGCCTGTGTGGCGGGAAATGGGTCTCTCGGACAGTGAGTATGAACGGATTAAAGAAATATTAGGCCGGGAGCCCAATGAAGTGGAACTGGGCATGTTCGGTGTCATGTGGTCCGAGCACTGCAGCTATAAAAACTCCAAACCGGTTTTGAAAAAATTTCCTACTAAGGGGCCCCGGGTTTTGCAGGGGCCGGGGGAGAACGCCGGTGTGGTGGATATTGGTGACGGCCAGGCCGTTGTTTTTAAAATTGAAAGTCATAACCACCCCTCGGCCATTGAACCCTACCAGGGAGCGGCCACAGGGGTAGGGGGCATTATTCGTGATGTCTTTACCATGGGAGCCCGGCCCATTGCCCTTTTAGACTCCTTACGTTTCGGAAGCTTAAAAAGTAAAAAATCCCGCTATCTCTTTAGCGGTGTAGTAGCCGGGATTGCCGGTTATGGCAACTGTATCGGTATTCCCACGGTCGGCGGCGAAGTATATTTCCATCCCTCCTATGAGGATAACTGCCTGGTCAATGCCATGTGTATCGGCCTTATTGAGCATAAGGATATTGCCAAAGGTGTGGCCGCAGGACCGGGAAACCCCGTCATGGTCGTAGGGGCCAGGACAGGCCGGGATGGTATCCATGGTGCTACTTTTGCCTCCGAAGAACTCAATGAAACTTCGGAAGAGCGGCGGCCCGCTGTCCAGGTGGGGGATCCCTTTATGGAAAAGCTCCTCATGGAGGCCTGCCTGGAACTCATCAAAACAGGCTATGTGGTGGGCATGCAGGACATGGGAGCGGCCGGGCTTACCAGTTCTTCCTGTGAAATGGCTTCCCGGGCCGGGACAGGCATGGAAATCGATGTGGCTAAAGTACCCCGCCGGGAAACGGGCATGACCCCTTATGAAGTAATGCTTTCCGAGTCCCAGGAGCGCATGCTGGTGGTACCCAGGAAGGGGAAGGAAAAAGAGGTCCAGGAGATCTTTGATAAATGGGGCCTGGAGGCAGCAGTCATCGGCCATGTTACCGACGACGGCTACATGACCATCAAAGAGGGGGACAAGATTGTGGCCCGGATTCCTGCCAAGGCCCTGACCGAATCCTGTCCCGTCTATGAAAGAGAGGCAGTGGAACCTGCTTATTTAGCTCAGGCTCAAAACTATGACTTAAGCACCTTGCCCGAACCCGAAGACTATGCTCAAGTGTTATTGACTTTGTTAGGTACGCCTACTATTGCCAGTAAGGAATGGGTTTACCGCCAGTACGATTACATGGTGGGATTAAATACTGTGGTACCGCCCGGCAGTGATGCCGCCGTCTTACGGGTCAAGGGTACGAAGAAAGGGATTGCTGCTACCACAGACTGCAACTCCAGGTATGTCTACCTTGACCCCTACCGGGGAGGCCAGATTGCCATCGCTGAGGCAGCCCGTAATTTAGTGTGTTCCGGGGCTATGCCTCTCGCCGTAACAGACTGCCTGAACTTTGGTAACCCGGAAAAACCGGAGATCTTCTGGCAGTTTAAAGAGGCGGTAGCCGGTATGAGTGACGCCTGCCGGGAACTGGAAACACCGGTTACCGGGGGTAATGTCAGTTTCTACAACGAAACCAAAGGTGAAGCCATCTATCCTACCCCCACCGTTGGTATGGTCGGTCTGGTGGAAGACCTGGACCATGTGACCACTATGGGCTTTAAAAAGGCCGGCGATATTATCATTCTCCTGGGACAAAATAAAGACGAACTGGGTGCCTCCACTTATCTTAGCGTCATCCACGGACTGGAAGCGGGAAGACCGCCGGAAATTAACCTCCAATTGGAAAAGCAGGTGCAGCAGACAACCCTGGAATTAATCAAAGAGAAATTGATTAATTCCGCCCATGACTGCTCGGAGGGTGGTTTGGCCGTAGCCCTGGCCGAGTGTTGCCTGGTCGGTGGCATAGGGGCAGAAGTTAGTTTATCTGATAGCATACGTCCCAGCAGTATCCTTTTTGGCGAGAGCCAGTCACGTATTATTGTGACTACACCCAAAGAAGAATTGGACAATGTTTTAAACCATTTAAGTCAAAAACAGGTCCCCTATAAAGTTTTAGGTACCGTGGGCGATACAGAGCTTAGTATTGTGGGTACCGGTTGGAAAGTGCGCCTGGACCTTAAAACCATGGAGGAGAAATATCGGGGGGCTATACCATGTTATATGAGTTAA